In the genome of Mauremys mutica isolate MM-2020 ecotype Southern chromosome 8, ASM2049712v1, whole genome shotgun sequence, one region contains:
- the LOC123376672 gene encoding uncharacterized protein LOC123376672 isoform X2, which produces MHGFCMCTCRGSIQEPQAEQKLAEVDLISLSILLSRHEQSFPFCLPLNLVWAPSEYETSPEQVFYCIAHLTRRQQDVLWVVAVTSAGRSNISAKPRPSPSAAPSPFHG; this is translated from the exons ATGCATGGGTTTTGCATGTGCACTTGCAGAGGAAGTATCCAGGAACCCCAGGCCGAGCAgaaactggcagaagtggacctgatcaGCCTGagcatccttctaagcagacatgaacagtcctttCCTTTTTGCCTCCCACTTAACTTGGTGTGG GCCCCCAGCGAGTACGAGACCAGCCCCGAGCAAGTCTTCTACTGCATCGCCCACCTCACCCGCAGGCAGCAGGATGTGCTGTGGGTGGTGGCTGTGACCTCGGCAGGACGCAGCAACATCAGTGCAAAG CCCAGACCATCTCCTTCGGCGGCACCGTCACCATTCCATGGATAA
- the LOC123376672 gene encoding Down syndrome cell adhesion molecule-like protein 1 homolog isoform X1, with the protein MHGFCMCTCRGSIQEPQAEQKLAEVDLISLSILLSRHEQSFPFCLPLNLVWAPSEYETSPEQVFYCIAHLTRRQQDVLWVVAVTSAGRSNISAKVIGKAQTISFGGTVTIPWIRT; encoded by the exons ATGCATGGGTTTTGCATGTGCACTTGCAGAGGAAGTATCCAGGAACCCCAGGCCGAGCAgaaactggcagaagtggacctgatcaGCCTGagcatccttctaagcagacatgaacagtcctttCCTTTTTGCCTCCCACTTAACTTGGTGTGG GCCCCCAGCGAGTACGAGACCAGCCCCGAGCAAGTCTTCTACTGCATCGCCCACCTCACCCGCAGGCAGCAGGATGTGCTGTGGGTGGTGGCTGTGACCTCGGCAGGACGCAGCAACATCAGTGCAAAGGTCATTGGGAAAG CCCAGACCATCTCCTTCGGCGGCACCGTCACCATTCCATGGATAAGGACGTGA